CAAGGACGGCCTTGGTGCGAAGGTGTCGTTGATCGTTGCGGAAGAAAGTTATGAGACGTCTGAACCCACCATCGACTCGCACATCCTGAATCTCAGAGCGAAGGGAGCGGACGTTTTTGTCAACATCGCGTTGCCAAAGTTTGCAGCTCAGGGCATCAAGAAAGCAGCGGAAATCGGATGGAAACCCCTGCATATTGTGCCCAGTGTCACGGCGACCATTGGCGGAACGTTAAAGCCCGCTGGGCTTGAGCATTCCCAAGGCATCATTTCCGCATTTTTTGTGAAGGACGGTGCTGATCGCCAGTGGGACAGTGACAAGGGAATGAAAGACTTTTACGCGTTCCTAGCGAAATACGCGCCTGATGCGGATAAGACTGATTATTATAATGTGTACGGATACGGCGCTGCGCAGGCAATGGTGCATGTCTTGCAGCAATGTGGCGACAATCTCACTCGCGAGAATGTCATGAAGCAGGCAGCCAGCTTGAACGGGTTTGCGTCAGGCGTGCTGTTGCCCGGCATCACCGCCAACACCAGTACAACTGATTATGCTCCGATGAAGCAACTCCAGTTGATGCGTTTCAAGGGCGAAAACTGGGAACTTTTCGGAAGCGTGCTCAGCGGAGATCTGGGCGGCTAGACACGTTCGCCGCGCGCCTCATGGTTTATCCTGTTCCTTTGTCCGCATGACACACGATCCGCTGCGGTCACTCCCCGCACGGCAACGGAAGTCCAAGAGGCCCACTTGTAGTGTTGGAGACGCTCCCGGCGCATCGTCTCCCAAACTTGCCGGGATTTCGTTTGAAATCTCGGCCTTTTCGATCAGACAACTATTTCCGACAAAGGGTGATGCTACGGGTACCCTATCGATGAAGAGCGCGGCGGCTACGGTTGGCTCGGCAAGAAAACGCGGCGCTGAGGGCCTGGACCTTCGCATTCAGGATGTGTCGGGACCCCTTGTCACCGGCGTTACTTCGAGGATCTCGGACTTGTGCAACGTGTCATCGTCTCAATCTATATGGCGTGCTTGCGGGCAGCTACGGTGGCTTCATGAATCGCCCTAGCCATTGTCAGCGAGCAAAGATATCGCTTGTCCTGAACGTCCAATAGGACGTCCTCGTCGAGATCGAAAGCGTCGCTCATCGCCAGACTTGCGTCCAGTACCTCACGCCGCTGCAACGACGACCCCCTTAATGCGACCTCGGCAAGATATCCTCGTTGGGCCTTCTCGCCGATGCCCGTGATGCCTATGCGAATGCCGGCGCAGCGTTCAGCTTGGTCCAATGTCACGACGGCTGCAACGCCAACCACTGCAAATCGCGATGCAGGATGCGGGACTTTGATGTAGGCAGCTCCACATCGAGCCGCCAGAAGCGGAATTCTCACTTCGGCCAAAATCTCGTTGCTGCGAAGTGTCGTTGTCAGCAAGGACTTGAACCAATCCTCAGCGGCCACGGCCCGGGTTTCCGTAGCGCTCTTACAGATCATGGTGGCGCCGAGGGCGAGCACGTTCGCCGGATAATCGGCGGCCGGATCGGCATTGGCGAGCGAGCCACCGATTGTCCCTCTGTTTCGCACCTGAGGATCTGCGATAAGGGAAGCCGCTATTGCCAGAGATGGCAGCATGGACCGAACGATTGGCGACGATTCTACGTGCCAGTGCGTCGTCATCGCTCCGATCACGATCTCTTCGCTCTCTCTCCTGATTCCCTTCAGAGACTCCACGAGTGATAAGTCGATGAGATGGTCCGGCTGGATTAGCCGCAGTTTCATCGCGGGAACAAGGCTGTGACCGCCGGCTATGCACTTGGCGCCGCTTCCCAATGACGTGAGAAGGTCTAACGCCCGTTCGAGGCTTGGCGGCTTATGATACTCGAATGAAGCAGGATACATCAGGTGTTATCCTTGATTTAAGACAAGTCCCTCGCGCGGGCTGCCACTTTCTGTATCGCAAGGCGCGATATGCTGAGCAGCTTCTTGAATCGCACTGATAATGTTGCGGTAGCCGGTACAACGACAGATGTTGCCGTCGAGTTGATGCCTGATTTCCTCGGGGGTCGGATCCGGGTAGCGCTGAAGAAGCTGGATCGTGGCCATCACGAATCCGGGCGTGCAGAAGCCGCATTGAAGACCGTGATTATTTTTGAAGGCTTGCTGCACCGGATGAAGACGGTCTTCCTTGGCCAATCCTTCAATCGTGACGATCTCCTTCCCTGCCACTTGCACCGCGAAAATCGTGCAGGACTTTACGGCTAGGCCGTCCAGAAGAACCGTGCAAGCCCCGCATTGACTTGTATCGCATCCCACATGCGTGCCCGTCAGGTTCGCCTTTTCCCTTATGTAGTGAACAAGGAGAAGACGCGCCTCAACATCG
The Bradyrhizobium sp. KBS0727 genome window above contains:
- a CDS encoding ABC transporter substrate-binding protein, producing the protein MSAAFLALTVTSTLAIAQKKYDTGATDTEIRIGNIMPYSGPLSTLSAIGKIEALYFKKINDDGGINGRKINFISYDDAYSPPKTVEQTRKLVESDEVLLIFSTLGTPTNAAIQKYLNGKKVPQLFIGTGATRWNDPKTFPWTMAWQPSYQSEGRIYAKYILEERPNAKIAVIYQNDDFGKDYLKGLKDGLGAKVSLIVAEESYETSEPTIDSHILNLRAKGADVFVNIALPKFAAQGIKKAAEIGWKPLHIVPSVTATIGGTLKPAGLEHSQGIISAFFVKDGADRQWDSDKGMKDFYAFLAKYAPDADKTDYYNVYGYGAAQAMVHVLQQCGDNLTRENVMKQAASLNGFASGVLLPGITANTSTTDYAPMKQLQLMRFKGENWELFGSVLSGDLGG
- a CDS encoding xanthine dehydrogenase family protein subunit M, which translates into the protein MYPASFEYHKPPSLERALDLLTSLGSGAKCIAGGHSLVPAMKLRLIQPDHLIDLSLVESLKGIRRESEEIVIGAMTTHWHVESSPIVRSMLPSLAIAASLIADPQVRNRGTIGGSLANADPAADYPANVLALGATMICKSATETRAVAAEDWFKSLLTTTLRSNEILAEVRIPLLAARCGAAYIKVPHPASRFAVVGVAAVVTLDQAERCAGIRIGITGIGEKAQRGYLAEVALRGSSLQRREVLDASLAMSDAFDLDEDVLLDVQDKRYLCSLTMARAIHEATVAARKHAI
- a CDS encoding (2Fe-2S)-binding protein produces the protein MKHSVSLAINGSVHEHDVEARLLLVHYIREKANLTGTHVGCDTSQCGACTVLLDGLAVKSCTIFAVQVAGKEIVTIEGLAKEDRLHPVQQAFKNNHGLQCGFCTPGFVMATIQLLQRYPDPTPEEIRHQLDGNICRCTGYRNIISAIQEAAQHIAPCDTESGSPREGLVLNQG